The DNA segment CGGCTTTCACGGATTGTCGTGCGAGTACATTGCCGGCCACCTGCGGGAACTCGCGCCGCAGCCGGCTGCGGGCCGCGTGGTGGTCGCACACCTGGGCAGCGGTTCCAGCCTCACGGCGTCCCCCTTTTCAAGGGCGCAGATGCCGGTAAGCCCGGCCCGGGTCACCGCCGGCATCCGGGGCTCCAGGTCGCCCCAGAAGGGGGTGAATTCGATGGTCCAGCCCCCGTCGCCCAGTCGCACGGCGGGCATCTCATCGGAGAGCACGTGCCATCCCGGTCTGCCGATGAGATTCCCGGCGAGGGTGCTTTTCCCGCTGCCCGAACGGCCGCATATCAAAAAGCCTCTTCCCCGGGACGTGACGATCCCCGCGGCGTGGAAGAGGAAGCTCTCCGGCGGCAGGAGGCACATGGCCGCCCATGCCCGGAGCACGAAGTCCACCCCCAGATAACCGCCCAGGCAGTACTTCACCCGGGCGCCCGCCTCGGTGGGAACCAGCTCGAATCGGGGTTCGCGAATCACGCGCCGCCCGCTCACCTCGGGGTAGATTAACCGGAAACCGAGCTCGATGTTGTAATTCACCACCGGCATCTCGTCGAAGGTGATGGTAAGCGGGGCCGGTCCGTCGGCGAGAAAGGGTCGGTAGAGCTCCGCGAGCTTGGTGGACAGCGTCCGCGGCAGCTCGAGGGCCAGCTGTCCGCCGATGAAGTGGATGGTGAGCCGATCGAGAGGTTTTATCATCACCGTCGAGTGCGTTGATTCCCCATCCGGTCGAGCGCTTCCAGGAGCTTAAGCGTTTCCTCCACCGGCAGGCCGATGACGTTGGTCACCGAGCCCTCGACCCGTTCCACGAGGTTCCACCGCTCGTCCTGGACGGCGTAGGCGCCGGCTTTATCGAGGGACGAACCGGTGGCGACGTAATCGTCAATTTCCCCGGTGGTCATCCGGCGGATCCGCACCCGGCTGTCCACCCGGACGGTGAGCGGGTCTCCATCGGGCGCCAGCATGGCTGCCACGCCGGTGGTCACGGTGTGCTCCGCGCCTGCCAGGGCGGCGAGCATGGAGCGCGCCTCTTTCTCATCGCGGGGCTTCCCCAGCACCCTTCCCCGGAGGCGGACGATGGTGTCGGCGGCCAGCACTACCTCGCCGGTCAGGCGCGACTTCGCGACCGCCCGTGCCTTGCACACCGCCAGTTCCACGGCCTGAACCGGGTCCGAGTCGGGCCAGAATTCGTCCACATCCGGCACGACGACGGTGAAGGAAACCCCGGCCTCTTCCAGGAGCTTCTTGCGCCGGGGGCTTCCGCTGGCCAGCACTAGAGGGTGGGTCATCGGCCTCGCTTCAGTCTTCGTCGGATTCCTCGGTCTTCGGCTTGGGAGCCAGGAGGACGCTTTTTATCCGCCTCGGCGTCGCCTCGATAACCTCCAGCCGGTACCCGCCGTTCTCCACGACCGCGCCCGGCTTGGGAATGTGGCCCAGCTCGGCGATGATGAAACCGCCCAGGCTCTCGTAATCTTCGTCGGGGAGGAGGCAGCCCACCGTCTCGTTGACCTCCTCGATGTCGCACCGGGCGTCCACCAGGAATGTGCCGTCCCCGAGCTTGTGGATGAGCTCCTCGTCGTCGTCGAACTCGTCCTCTATCTCCCCCACGATCTCCTCGAGGATGTCCTCGATGGTTACGATGCCGGCGGTCCCGCCGTACTCGTCCACCACGACGGCTATCTGGTTCTTCGTGGCCTGGAACTCGGCGAGGAGCCTGCCGATGAGCTTGGTCTCCGGGACGAAGATGGGCTCGTGAAGGAGCTCCACCGGGAGGGGTTCCTCGGCTTTGGACCGGTCGAGGGTCAGAAGCTCCTTGACGAAGAGGATGCCCCGGATGTCGTCAATGGTATCGGAGTAGACCGGGACGCGGGAATGCCCGCGCTGGGTGACCGCCTCGATGACCTCGTGACGCGGGGCCTCGATGTCCAGGCAGAAGACGTCTATCCGGGGGACCATCACTT comes from the bacterium genome and includes:
- a CDS encoding Maf family protein, which codes for MTHPLVLASGSPRRKKLLEEAGVSFTVVVPDVDEFWPDSDPVQAVELAVCKARAVAKSRLTGEVVLAADTIVRLRGRVLGKPRDEKEARSMLAALAGAEHTVTTGVAAMLAPDGDPLTVRVDSRVRIRRMTTGEIDDYVATGSSLDKAGAYAVQDERWNLVERVEGSVTNVIGLPVEETLKLLEALDRMGNQRTRR
- a CDS encoding hemolysin family protein — translated: MTGGVMWLEGLLCGVFLLVGFLVNYSLSQLGPRLHREGEAHASSPWTLRLFPVLLALVGVGAVITGQSFFSGLTAETWAVWVAWPAAAVLVSVVVILLPRALGRGAKPHRVLRGLLWPLALAVAPAWFIIFLISWPFIRLSGRRPDREDPFGWVTPHPSPATKGDEVVEQAREMARQLADFPEKTVKEVMVPRIDVFCLDIEAPRHEVIEAVTQRGHSRVPVYSDTIDDIRGILFVKELLTLDRSKAEEPLPVELLHEPIFVPETKLIGRLLAEFQATKNQIAVVVDEYGGTAGIVTIEDILEEIVGEIEDEFDDDEELIHKLGDGTFLVDARCDIEEVNETVGCLLPDEDYESLGGFIIAELGHIPKPGAVVENGGYRLEVIEATPRRIKSVLLAPKPKTEESDED